Proteins encoded within one genomic window of Dyadobacter chenhuakuii:
- a CDS encoding ISAon1 family transposase has product MDNNPVSCSQLGKYFHLDGKQLQEQYKNHISDYKDWDQREHAAEWLLYPENAGPYLSIDETSLSNGELYTIVTNKATKGRKGSLLAMVKGTQAASVIEILRKIPKRIRSKVREVTLDMAANMGMIVSRCFPKALKVIDRFHIQKLAYDAVQEVRIKYRWEALDQENQAIEAAKHANLLYQPEILGNGDTLKQLLVRSRYLLFKHYDKWTASQIQRSKLLFELYPLINQAYKLATGLGTIFRTGKSKEQAFKKLALWYNEVEDCRLDSFKTVARSIQTHYLDILNFFNHRSTNASAESFNAKIKAFRSSSRGVRDIPFFLLRLTKLYA; this is encoded by the coding sequence ATTGATAATAACCCTGTCAGCTGCTCGCAGCTAGGCAAGTATTTCCATCTGGACGGTAAGCAGCTTCAGGAGCAGTATAAAAACCATATTAGCGATTACAAGGATTGGGATCAACGTGAGCATGCGGCAGAATGGCTTTTGTATCCAGAAAATGCCGGTCCATATTTAAGCATCGATGAGACCTCACTTTCCAATGGCGAACTTTATACTATTGTAACTAATAAGGCCACAAAAGGAAGGAAAGGCTCTTTGTTAGCAATGGTGAAGGGTACGCAAGCAGCATCAGTGATTGAAATTTTGCGAAAAATACCCAAACGTATTCGCAGCAAAGTGCGCGAAGTGACTTTGGACATGGCTGCCAATATGGGCATGATCGTAAGTCGCTGTTTCCCAAAGGCATTGAAGGTTATTGACCGTTTTCATATCCAGAAATTAGCTTATGATGCCGTCCAGGAAGTCAGAATCAAGTATCGATGGGAGGCACTGGATCAAGAAAATCAAGCTATTGAAGCTGCAAAGCATGCTAATTTGCTTTATCAACCTGAAATTCTTGGCAATGGTGATACTCTTAAACAACTATTGGTAAGAAGCCGGTACTTACTTTTCAAGCATTACGACAAGTGGACTGCTTCGCAAATTCAGCGTTCTAAGCTGCTGTTTGAGCTTTATCCGCTCATTAATCAAGCCTACAAGCTGGCAACGGGACTGGGAACGATCTTTCGAACTGGCAAATCCAAAGAACAAGCCTTCAAAAAGTTGGCACTCTGGTACAATGAGGTGGAAGATTGCCGCCTTGATTCATTTAAAACTGTCGCCAGATCTATTCAGACGCATTATCTGGACATTCTCAATTTCTTTAACCATAGAAGTACGAATGCTTCGGCTGAGTCCTTCAATGCGAAGATCAAGGCATTTCGGTCGTCATCCAGAGGTGTTCGGGATATCCCATTCTTCCTATTGAGGCTTACGAAACTCTATGCTTAA
- a CDS encoding ISAon1 family transposase N-terminal region protein, with protein sequence MQESYLALAQFLLPEGILEYFELSRIVEAIPGLHIYLEEKNLPPTEYKDRKLESKGFLPEIYIPDFPIRSQRVTLCIKRRRWEVKDTGEVVSRDWNVVQQGTRMTKEFADFLKGLY encoded by the coding sequence TTGCAAGAGTCGTATTTAGCCCTAGCCCAGTTCCTATTGCCCGAGGGTATCCTCGAGTATTTTGAGCTTTCCAGAATCGTTGAAGCCATTCCAGGCCTTCACATTTACTTAGAAGAAAAGAACCTTCCTCCCACCGAATATAAAGACCGGAAATTAGAGTCGAAGGGCTTTCTGCCCGAGATATACATTCCGGATTTCCCGATTCGTAGTCAGCGTGTTACGCTTTGTATCAAGCGCCGCCGCTGGGAAGTCAAGGATACTGGTGAGGTGGTAAGCAGGGACTGGAATGTAGTGCAACAGGGAACTCGAATGACCAAAGAGTTTGCTGATTTTTTAAAAGGACTGTATTGA
- the pruA gene encoding L-glutamate gamma-semialdehyde dehydrogenase, whose protein sequence is MSIGIFNVPAVRNEPVKNYAPGSPERELLTKALEEARAKTIDIPQYIGNQEIYSQNKRPISPPHDHQHLLGHFHEGTAEDVKLAIDAALEARKSWAVLNWEQRAAIFLKAADLIAGPYRAEINAATMLGQSKNAYQAEIDSACEIIDFLRLNVNFMRDIYSQQPISSDGVWNRMEYRPLEGFVFAITPFNFTAIAGNLPAAPALMGNVVIWKPAFTQVYSANVIMKVFKEAGLPDGVINMILADGPVAGDIIFKNPDFAGIHFTGSTKVFQTIWKTIGENIASYKTFPRIVGETGGKDFVLAHKSADPKALATGLIRGAFEYQGQKCSAASRAYIPSNLWEEVKKLMLADLQEIKMGGVEDFSNFLNAVIDERAFDKITGYIAKAKEDNDAEIVAGGDFHKSKGYFIQPTIIRAHKTDYVTLCEEIFGPVLTVYVYDENEFEEIIPIIDSTSPYALTGAIFATDRYAIQYASEHLVNAAGNFYINDKPTGAVVGQQPFGGARASGTNDKAGSVLNLLRWVSPRAIKETLVSPLDYKYPFLGGQ, encoded by the coding sequence ATGTCTATAGGTATTTTTAATGTTCCCGCAGTGCGGAATGAGCCTGTAAAAAATTACGCACCAGGCAGCCCCGAAAGGGAACTGTTGACAAAAGCCCTTGAAGAAGCGAGAGCAAAAACCATTGATATTCCGCAATATATAGGCAACCAGGAGATATACTCTCAAAATAAGCGCCCCATATCGCCACCGCACGATCATCAGCATTTGCTGGGCCATTTTCACGAAGGAACCGCAGAGGATGTTAAGCTTGCCATTGACGCGGCACTTGAAGCGAGGAAGAGTTGGGCTGTGCTCAATTGGGAGCAGCGTGCAGCTATTTTCTTGAAAGCGGCGGATCTGATAGCTGGTCCTTACCGTGCAGAGATTAATGCTGCCACGATGTTAGGACAATCCAAAAACGCCTATCAGGCGGAGATTGATTCAGCGTGTGAAATCATTGATTTTCTGCGGCTTAATGTCAACTTTATGCGGGACATTTATAGCCAGCAACCCATATCTTCTGATGGTGTTTGGAACCGGATGGAATATCGTCCTTTGGAAGGATTTGTGTTTGCGATCACACCTTTCAACTTTACAGCGATTGCTGGAAATCTACCTGCTGCACCTGCATTGATGGGTAATGTTGTGATTTGGAAGCCAGCATTTACGCAGGTTTATTCGGCCAATGTGATCATGAAAGTGTTCAAAGAAGCAGGCTTGCCCGATGGTGTTATCAATATGATCCTGGCGGACGGCCCGGTTGCTGGGGACATTATATTCAAAAATCCGGATTTCGCTGGAATTCACTTCACAGGAAGCACGAAAGTATTCCAGACTATATGGAAGACAATAGGTGAAAATATCGCTTCTTATAAGACGTTTCCGAGGATTGTTGGAGAAACAGGTGGAAAGGACTTTGTACTGGCTCACAAATCAGCCGATCCGAAAGCACTGGCAACAGGTCTGATCAGAGGTGCGTTTGAATATCAGGGACAGAAATGTTCAGCTGCTTCCCGCGCTTACATTCCCTCGAATTTGTGGGAGGAAGTCAAAAAATTAATGCTTGCAGATTTGCAGGAGATTAAAATGGGAGGAGTTGAGGATTTTTCGAATTTCTTGAATGCCGTTATAGATGAAAGGGCTTTTGATAAAATCACTGGATATATAGCAAAGGCCAAAGAAGACAATGACGCCGAAATTGTCGCAGGCGGCGACTTTCATAAGAGCAAGGGTTACTTTATTCAGCCAACCATTATAAGGGCTCACAAAACGGATTATGTAACGCTCTGCGAGGAAATTTTCGGACCTGTCCTTACTGTATATGTATATGATGAAAATGAGTTCGAAGAAATCATACCGATCATCGACAGCACTTCACCCTATGCATTAACCGGTGCCATCTTCGCAACGGACAGATATGCTATTCAGTATGCTTCTGAGCATTTGGTCAATGCCGCAGGGAATTTCTATATCAATGATAAGCCTACTGGTGCAGTTGTAGGACAGCAACCATTTGGTGGGGCAAGAGCTTCCGGCACAAATGATAAGGCTGGATCAGTTTTAAACCTGCTTCGTTGGGTCTCACCTCGGGCAATAAAAGAAACACTAGTTTCCCCACTTGATTACAAATATCCCTTCTTAGGAGGCCAGTAA
- the thrC gene encoding threonine synthase, translated as MIFYSTKTASIKASAEEAIFNSLPADNGLYMPESIPQLSPDFLANIENKTFNEIAIEITHTLFGDEITRSEIETIIHKAYDFEAPVRQINEQDYVLELFHGPSMAFKDFGARFMAAIMSHYLLRSKKQINILVATSGDTGGAVAQGFYKIPGISVTILYPSGKVSDIQEKQLTTLGHNVTAIEIDGTFDDCQKLVKEAFLDPELNAKFNLASANSINIARLIPQSFYYFSAYAQLKKLGKPVVFSVPSGNFGNLSAGLLAYKMGLPVEHFIAATNLNNAVPRYLESGAYEPRASIETVSNAMDVGNPSNFVRLQRFFEDDWTLVTKKITGFYFDDEQTKTAMREVFEKSEYVMCPHTAVAYKGLQEYRKLNTSDFTGVFLSTAHPAKFIDLVEETLEKSIEIPERLESLLSIEKVATKMEASFSDFKNLLMSTLS; from the coding sequence ATGATATTCTATAGTACAAAAACAGCCAGTATCAAGGCCTCGGCGGAAGAAGCCATCTTCAACAGCCTGCCTGCCGATAACGGGCTATATATGCCGGAATCTATCCCGCAGCTTTCACCTGATTTTCTCGCAAACATTGAAAATAAAACATTCAATGAGATCGCTATCGAGATAACGCATACGCTATTCGGAGACGAAATTACGAGAAGCGAAATTGAAACCATCATTCATAAGGCTTATGATTTCGAGGCGCCGGTTCGGCAGATCAATGAGCAGGACTATGTTTTGGAGCTTTTTCACGGGCCTTCTATGGCGTTTAAAGACTTCGGAGCACGGTTTATGGCGGCAATCATGTCCCATTATTTGCTGCGGTCCAAAAAGCAAATAAACATTCTGGTTGCTACTTCGGGAGACACGGGCGGTGCGGTTGCTCAGGGTTTTTATAAAATTCCGGGCATTTCCGTTACAATTCTTTATCCGAGCGGTAAAGTGAGCGACATTCAGGAAAAACAGCTTACCACATTAGGCCACAATGTAACGGCGATTGAAATCGACGGCACATTTGATGATTGTCAGAAACTGGTTAAAGAAGCTTTCCTGGATCCGGAGCTAAATGCTAAATTTAATCTGGCATCTGCCAATTCCATCAACATTGCGCGCCTTATCCCCCAGTCCTTTTATTATTTCTCAGCTTATGCACAGTTGAAAAAGCTGGGTAAGCCTGTGGTTTTCTCTGTGCCAAGCGGAAACTTTGGAAATTTGAGTGCCGGGCTCCTGGCTTACAAAATGGGCTTGCCGGTCGAACATTTTATTGCGGCCACCAATCTTAATAATGCAGTGCCGCGTTATCTGGAGAGCGGAGCATACGAACCGAGAGCGTCCATCGAAACAGTGTCCAATGCCATGGACGTCGGTAACCCTAGCAACTTTGTGAGACTGCAAAGATTTTTTGAAGATGACTGGACATTGGTAACTAAAAAAATTACCGGATTTTATTTTGACGATGAGCAGACTAAAACTGCCATGCGTGAAGTTTTTGAAAAATCAGAATATGTCATGTGTCCGCACACCGCGGTTGCTTACAAAGGTCTTCAAGAATATCGGAAGCTGAACACTTCAGATTTTACCGGCGTTTTTCTTTCAACAGCTCATCCGGCCAAATTTATCGACCTGGTGGAAGAAACTTTGGAAAAATCTATTGAAATTCCGGAAAGGCTCGAATCATTGCTTTCCATTGAAAAAGTGGCTACGAAAATGGAAGCATCGTTTTCAGACTTCAAAAACTTATTAATGAGCACATTAAGTTGA
- a CDS encoding tetratricopeptide repeat protein, giving the protein MKKVSSWVLMGLLLSGAAAVGQSEKEMAEEYFKNNDCPKALTYYTSFLKTTFEKNALKNYTNCIIKTKAWGDGEQFFKKQTKNDAPNASWYQLYWSVMLEGQGKAQEAAKRVEQSIAASGTRIELKRDLSEEFRAMNKPEYAKQILIEAREAAKRTDIFQLELASVYRDLNAPEQMIDELLSYGMRYQNIEVVQNMLQDFTKDEKEQALLEKVLYDKIQKFPAEGFYNELLIWYQIQKKDFYKAFIQERSLDKRFKHNGSRLYNLGMLALQNVDYNNAGTIFDHLVKEYPKGQLYPVARRMAIFAREEQVKNTYPIKRSEVQKLLGQYQQLVDELGVNVRTVEALRNMAILNAFYMDDFKKAIEILNTAIDAGKTEKNFVDKCKLDLGDIYLLQGEPWEATLVYSQVEKSQKDDLLGYEAKLRNAKLHYYKGEFELAKAVLDILKKATSREIANDANELSLLIMDNTGLDSTEAAMKQYSSVELLLFQNKKFEALDTLKQLYTKYQNHSLADEILWLTAETYMKLDSNQQAMENLKVLTTKYGHDIYGDDALFASAKLYQEKLKDKDLAMKLYQELMEKYPGSIFVAESRKRFRVLRGDVIN; this is encoded by the coding sequence ATGAAAAAGGTTTCGAGTTGGGTATTGATGGGATTACTTCTTTCCGGGGCGGCCGCGGTGGGGCAGTCGGAGAAAGAGATGGCTGAGGAGTATTTTAAAAATAATGATTGTCCGAAAGCGCTGACTTACTATACGAGCTTTTTGAAAACAACATTTGAAAAGAATGCACTGAAGAATTACACGAACTGCATTATCAAGACAAAGGCCTGGGGCGACGGCGAGCAGTTTTTCAAAAAACAGACCAAAAATGATGCGCCTAATGCGAGCTGGTATCAGTTATATTGGAGTGTCATGCTGGAAGGCCAGGGGAAGGCCCAGGAAGCTGCAAAAAGAGTTGAGCAGAGCATTGCTGCATCCGGCACCAGGATTGAGCTTAAACGCGATTTGTCGGAAGAGTTCAGGGCTATGAATAAACCTGAATATGCGAAGCAAATATTGATAGAAGCCAGGGAAGCTGCGAAGCGAACTGACATTTTTCAGCTGGAACTAGCCAGTGTTTACCGCGACCTCAATGCACCGGAACAGATGATTGATGAGCTCTTGTCTTACGGCATGCGTTACCAGAATATAGAGGTTGTCCAAAACATGCTGCAGGACTTTACGAAAGATGAAAAGGAGCAGGCATTATTGGAAAAGGTGCTATATGATAAAATCCAGAAATTCCCTGCCGAAGGTTTTTATAATGAATTACTCATCTGGTATCAGATCCAGAAGAAGGATTTTTACAAAGCATTCATACAAGAGCGCTCGCTTGACAAACGATTTAAACATAATGGGTCAAGGCTATACAACCTGGGTATGCTGGCTCTTCAGAATGTTGATTATAATAATGCCGGCACCATCTTCGACCATTTGGTAAAGGAATATCCCAAAGGTCAACTTTATCCGGTTGCCCGCAGAATGGCTATTTTTGCGCGCGAGGAGCAGGTCAAAAATACGTATCCGATCAAGCGCAGCGAGGTGCAAAAGCTCCTTGGACAGTATCAGCAATTGGTGGATGAACTCGGGGTGAATGTACGGACCGTAGAGGCGCTTCGGAATATGGCGATCCTGAATGCCTTTTATATGGATGATTTCAAAAAGGCAATTGAAATCCTCAACACAGCTATAGATGCAGGCAAAACCGAGAAAAATTTTGTAGACAAATGCAAGCTTGACCTCGGCGATATTTACCTGTTGCAAGGCGAACCCTGGGAGGCGACATTGGTGTACTCACAAGTTGAGAAATCGCAGAAGGATGACTTGTTAGGTTATGAAGCGAAGTTGAGAAATGCGAAGCTGCATTATTATAAGGGAGAGTTTGAGCTGGCCAAAGCCGTGCTGGACATTTTGAAAAAAGCCACTTCCCGGGAAATTGCGAATGATGCCAATGAACTGTCGCTGCTTATTATGGATAATACCGGCCTGGATAGCACGGAAGCGGCGATGAAGCAATATTCGTCTGTGGAGCTGCTGTTGTTCCAAAATAAAAAGTTCGAAGCGCTCGACACATTGAAACAGCTTTATACCAAATATCAAAATCATAGCCTGGCAGATGAGATCCTATGGCTCACCGCGGAAACATATATGAAACTCGACAGCAACCAGCAGGCGATGGAAAATCTGAAAGTGCTGACGACAAAATATGGCCACGACATTTATGGCGACGATGCATTGTTTGCATCCGCAAAACTTTATCAGGAAAAATTAAAAGACAAGGATCTCGCCATGAAGCTCTATCAGGAATTGATGGAAAAATATCCGGGAAGCATTTTTGTCGCCGAGTCAAGAAAACGTTTCCGAGTTTTAAGAGGAGATGTGATAAATTAA
- a CDS encoding Ig-like domain-containing domain, which produces MIRTIAIAIICLVIFGRCAQQVSPTGGKKDSIPPTLLESNPPNKTLNFKGKKVEVFFDEYVVVDNINQKLVITPEADNPYSYKQNGMSVSLSFKNEFKDSTTYTLNFGDAIRDFAEKNPAKNLKLVFSTGNTLDSGRVYGTLKDIKTNKPIFDALVGLYNLSDTLNIAKQKPYYFSRTDSSGIFSIENIQTRDYKMIAIDDKNRNMLYNAKDERMGFLSKPVTAGSDSASYHIDMFLSDNTVLKIQRTIPRVNNYAVVFSKSIEKVDVKFMNNDTLPYMLENGAALKFFNVQPHPDSTLVKLTVTDSLGTVTDFEQKIAFQAQRGKERQRDPLNMTTKPEGNKALTNTFTYTLNLNKPIQFLDDKNITLITDSLTHEPLSAFKYRWDPTRTTLTIDAKSFAKDTIKWDFPKGSMLSVEGDTLPKTLIKHPVLKEENYGQIRGAIVNADTAMRYIIELVDEQYKLIETQYTTPYTFINIPQGKYYIRVTLDANRNRRWDTGELDKDKQPETIYYLPDKILLKANFELNDINATLPK; this is translated from the coding sequence ATGATCAGAACCATTGCCATTGCTATCATTTGCCTCGTTATTTTCGGTCGCTGTGCCCAGCAGGTTTCGCCAACGGGCGGTAAAAAAGATTCCATTCCGCCTACGCTACTGGAAAGCAATCCGCCGAACAAAACGCTGAATTTTAAGGGGAAGAAAGTAGAGGTTTTCTTTGATGAATATGTGGTCGTAGATAACATTAATCAGAAACTGGTCATCACGCCCGAAGCTGATAACCCATATTCATATAAGCAGAATGGCATGTCTGTTTCATTGAGTTTTAAAAATGAATTCAAAGACAGCACCACCTATACATTGAATTTTGGGGATGCAATAAGGGATTTTGCAGAAAAAAATCCGGCAAAAAACTTGAAACTCGTATTTAGCACAGGCAACACGCTCGATTCCGGACGGGTTTACGGGACATTGAAAGATATAAAGACCAACAAGCCCATTTTTGACGCCCTGGTAGGTCTTTATAACCTCAGCGACACGCTTAACATCGCTAAACAAAAACCTTATTACTTCTCCCGAACAGACAGCAGCGGCATCTTTTCCATTGAGAATATTCAGACAAGAGATTACAAAATGATCGCGATCGACGACAAAAACCGCAACATGCTCTACAACGCAAAAGACGAGCGCATGGGGTTTTTAAGCAAACCGGTAACCGCCGGATCGGATTCTGCTTCCTATCATATCGATATGTTCCTCTCTGATAACACTGTGCTTAAGATCCAGCGGACCATTCCCCGTGTTAATAATTATGCAGTTGTTTTCAGTAAGTCAATTGAAAAAGTGGATGTGAAATTTATGAACAACGACACTTTGCCCTATATGCTCGAAAATGGAGCAGCATTAAAGTTTTTCAATGTGCAGCCGCATCCGGATTCTACATTAGTAAAGCTGACCGTTACAGACTCACTCGGAACAGTGACTGATTTTGAACAAAAGATCGCATTTCAAGCACAAAGAGGGAAGGAGCGGCAGCGGGATCCATTGAATATGACGACAAAACCGGAAGGAAATAAGGCGCTTACCAACACATTTACTTACACCCTTAATCTCAATAAGCCCATCCAGTTCCTGGATGATAAGAACATTACACTTATTACGGACAGCCTTACGCACGAGCCGCTCAGCGCATTCAAATATCGCTGGGATCCGACGCGTACCACATTAACCATCGACGCAAAATCATTCGCAAAAGACACCATCAAATGGGACTTCCCAAAGGGCAGTATGCTAAGTGTTGAAGGCGACACATTGCCCAAAACGCTTATTAAGCATCCGGTTTTAAAGGAAGAAAATTATGGGCAGATAAGAGGGGCCATTGTCAATGCAGACACGGCCATGCGCTACATTATTGAGCTCGTCGACGAGCAATATAAACTGATAGAGACGCAGTACACAACGCCATACACTTTCATTAACATCCCGCAGGGCAAATACTACATTCGGGTGACGCTGGATGCCAACCGCAACCGGCGCTGGGACACAGGAGAGCTCGATAAGGACAAGCAGCCCGAAACCATCTACTATCTCCCCGATAAAATTCTTTTGAAGGCTAATTTTGAATTAAATGACATCAATGCGACGCTACCAAAGTGA
- a CDS encoding class I SAM-dependent methyltransferase, whose translation MPLETLQNCPVCDKSSFNNYLNVEDYTVSHKEFTIQQCNNCYFLFTNPRPSEAEIGAYYQSDDYISHHDEKKTNLISKAYTAVRNRTIKQKVELINSLSGSKGSILDVGCGTGVFLTAASKDGWQISGTEPDPGARTLAQKRAGASIFETIYADELDTKTFDVITMWHVLEHVHLLNETIDWLYKHLKPNGKILIAVPNPQSFDAVKYGRFWAAYDVPRHLYHFTKGTMKTLLQKHNLEVKSILPMWFDSFYVGMLSSKYSGGSINYLDSVKTGLLSNLKGRAKDKDHLNTSSLIYIVSKK comes from the coding sequence ATGCCATTAGAAACGCTTCAGAATTGCCCCGTATGTGACAAGTCCAGCTTCAATAATTATTTGAATGTGGAGGATTACACTGTGTCGCATAAGGAATTTACAATCCAGCAATGCAACAATTGTTATTTCCTGTTTACTAATCCGAGGCCTTCGGAAGCAGAGATAGGGGCCTATTATCAGTCCGACGATTACATTTCGCACCACGATGAAAAGAAAACGAATCTGATTTCGAAGGCCTATACAGCCGTAAGAAACCGCACGATCAAACAAAAAGTGGAGCTGATCAATAGCCTTTCCGGATCGAAAGGAAGCATATTGGACGTGGGTTGCGGTACGGGTGTTTTTCTGACTGCTGCTTCAAAAGACGGCTGGCAGATTTCGGGAACAGAACCGGATCCGGGTGCAAGAACATTGGCGCAGAAGCGGGCAGGGGCTTCAATCTTTGAAACCATTTACGCCGATGAACTCGATACAAAAACATTCGACGTCATTACAATGTGGCACGTCCTGGAACATGTTCATCTACTGAATGAAACCATTGACTGGCTGTATAAGCATTTAAAACCAAATGGCAAGATCCTCATCGCCGTTCCTAATCCGCAATCATTTGATGCTGTAAAATACGGTCGTTTTTGGGCTGCCTATGACGTTCCGAGACATTTGTATCATTTCACCAAAGGCACAATGAAAACGCTTCTTCAAAAGCATAATTTGGAGGTCAAAAGCATTCTGCCAATGTGGTTTGATTCGTTTTATGTTGGAATGTTGAGCTCGAAATACAGCGGTGGAAGCATTAACTATCTTGATAGTGTAAAAACGGGACTTTTATCCAATTTGAAAGGGCGGGCGAAAGACAAAGACCATCTCAATACATCGAGCCTTATATACATTGTTTCAAAAAAATAA
- the mnmG gene encoding tRNA uridine-5-carboxymethylaminomethyl(34) synthesis enzyme MnmG, giving the protein MFQEYDVIVVGAGHAGCEAAAAAATMGSSVLLITMNMHTIAQMSCNPAMGGVAKGQIVREIDALGGQSGIISDKTMIQFRMLNLSKGPAMWSPRCQSDRAMFATEWRNVLEQNPNVDFWQDTAKEIIIKDGKACGVKTSLGIEIHSKSVVLTNGTFLNGLIHIGEKNFGGGRTGEKAATGITEQLVTLGFEAGRMKTGTPPRVDGRSLDYSKMEEQPGDENPSKFSYSDTKPLAKQRSCWITYTNSEVHEILRTGFEKSPMFSGRIKGIGPRYCPSVEDKINRFADKDRHQIFVEPEGWDTVEVYVNGFSTSLPEDVQYAALRKIPGFENAKMFRPGYAIEYDYFPPTQLKSTLETHLIQNLFFAGQINGTTGYEEAACQGLMAGINAHQNVHELEPFVLKRSEAYIGVLIDDLINKGTEEPYRMFTSRAEYRTLLRQDNADIRLTEKGFKLGLANQTRLDNVEKKKAEVAEIIAAFSATKLTPEEINPTLAAIGTAPLREKISLAQLLKRPQISIDQLTEASPVVETLLEKFGKDSIHQAEINLKYDSYIEKEMLLVEKMNRLEDLSIIDNFNYDVVTSLSFEGREKLKRTRPSTIGQASRISGVSPSDISVLMLFIGR; this is encoded by the coding sequence ATGTTTCAAGAATATGATGTGATCGTGGTGGGAGCAGGCCATGCCGGTTGTGAAGCAGCTGCGGCTGCGGCAACGATGGGCTCCTCCGTCCTGCTGATTACAATGAATATGCATACCATTGCCCAAATGTCGTGCAACCCTGCTATGGGCGGCGTGGCGAAAGGGCAGATTGTTCGTGAGATCGACGCGCTTGGCGGACAGTCTGGGATCATTAGCGACAAAACAATGATACAGTTCCGGATGCTCAATTTGTCAAAAGGCCCTGCCATGTGGAGCCCAAGATGCCAGAGCGATCGCGCAATGTTTGCCACGGAATGGCGGAATGTTTTGGAGCAAAATCCGAATGTTGATTTCTGGCAGGACACTGCGAAAGAAATCATCATTAAGGATGGAAAGGCTTGCGGCGTGAAGACGAGTCTGGGCATTGAGATCCATTCCAAATCCGTAGTGCTTACCAACGGCACATTCCTGAACGGACTCATCCACATTGGTGAGAAAAATTTCGGCGGCGGCAGAACAGGAGAGAAGGCTGCGACTGGCATCACCGAACAATTGGTAACATTGGGCTTTGAAGCAGGCCGCATGAAAACCGGAACGCCTCCACGTGTGGACGGACGCTCGCTCGACTATTCAAAAATGGAAGAGCAACCCGGAGACGAAAATCCATCCAAATTCTCTTACTCGGACACCAAGCCGCTTGCTAAGCAACGCAGCTGCTGGATTACTTACACCAATTCGGAAGTGCATGAAATTCTGAGAACAGGTTTTGAAAAATCACCCATGTTCTCGGGAAGGATTAAGGGAATTGGCCCGCGTTACTGTCCTTCTGTTGAAGACAAGATCAACCGGTTCGCAGATAAGGATCGCCACCAGATTTTCGTGGAGCCGGAAGGGTGGGACACGGTTGAGGTTTATGTGAATGGTTTCTCGACCTCTCTGCCCGAAGACGTGCAGTATGCAGCACTCCGGAAAATTCCCGGCTTCGAGAATGCTAAAATGTTCCGTCCGGGTTACGCGATCGAATACGATTATTTCCCCCCGACCCAATTGAAATCGACATTGGAAACACATTTGATCCAAAACCTTTTCTTTGCCGGCCAGATCAACGGGACGACGGGTTACGAAGAAGCAGCTTGCCAGGGATTGATGGCGGGCATTAATGCGCATCAGAATGTGCATGAGCTCGAACCATTCGTGCTGAAAAGATCGGAGGCTTACATTGGTGTTTTGATTGATGATTTGATAAACAAAGGGACGGAGGAACCTTACCGGATGTTCACCTCACGTGCTGAGTATCGCACATTGCTGCGTCAAGATAACGCGGACATTCGCCTTACTGAAAAAGGTTTTAAGCTAGGACTGGCGAATCAGACCAGGCTTGATAATGTTGAGAAGAAGAAAGCCGAAGTGGCTGAAATCATCGCAGCATTCTCTGCTACAAAATTGACGCCGGAAGAAATCAATCCAACGCTTGCCGCCATCGGCACGGCTCCATTGCGGGAGAAGATTTCACTTGCACAACTTTTAAAACGACCGCAGATTTCGATTGACCAGTTGACGGAAGCCAGCCCTGTTGTTGAGACTTTGCTCGAAAAATTTGGAAAAGATTCCATTCATCAGGCAGAGATAAATCTCAAATATGACAGCTATATAGAGAAGGAAATGTTGCTGGTTGAAAAAATGAACCGTCTGGAAGATTTAAGCATCATTGATAATTTCAACTATGATGTGGTTACTTCCCTATCATTTGAGGGACGTGAAAAATTGAAAAGGACGCGTCCTTCTACAATAGGACAAGCTTCCAGGATCAGCGGCGTGAGCCCTTCCGACATTTCAGTATTAATGTTATTCATAGGACGATAA